The following is a genomic window from Malus sylvestris chromosome 7, drMalSylv7.2, whole genome shotgun sequence.
GAGTTGCTCTTGCTCAATTCAATTGGATACCAAATTGCTCATTGACCCGAGTGGAGGAGAGCAAGCGGCACAAATTTCTTCTGCAATTGAGGATGGCGGCGGTGGTTATCCAGCAAAGAACATGCTGAGCAGAAAATAGATCTTGCAAGGCTTGGTAGCAGAAGGGCCAACTCCCTTGGGCCGAAGGGTGTAACAAGGCTCGCCGAGTGGAACCACTTTTTCAAGTTAAAGTTGACATCCCACCCAAGGCTCGACCAAACAAAAAGTTGGCATCTCACCCACAACAGAAAAAGGTCATCTACTCATTCTTCAACACGTCGGAATGATTTTGCCCTaacaaaatacagaaaataatcAGATGTCTATCGGAAAATTTTTATAACCATTTTGAAAACAAAGCAGAAGAAGAAATGGAAAGATACAGCCATTACCACAGTTGGCCATATAAGACAATTCTGACCCACTAAATATGCATAGAGTAATAAGAATATGTAAGGACCCCTTCAAGTTTACCTGGACCAAGTGCGTTGGAGGGAACTTGACTTGTGGTAGTTTCGTTGACAGTTTACCATTAACCAAGTTTCCCATTACCATTGCGCATTATTTTTGCCCTTCTGcgaaaataaaggaaaataaaaagagaataaattaataatttaaatgaGTAAAAGAGATCAATCAcatgagagaaaaaagaaatgcATGAATTATCTACGAAACAGAAGATTCAGAGCTCATACCTGAccaatttttgtttcaaattgtCAGCTTTCAGCTTTGATGTCCCTACAAAAACCAATATAATTGTTATTCCCATTTATATAGTTTACTAATTCTTTCTTACTTTTCAGGAGACCATATGGATTAAAATCAGTGTGAACCACTCACCAGACTTTAAAGTCAATGAAGTTGAAGCTGGTTTGCGATTACCCCTCTCAGCTTTTATCAAGGCAATAACATAAAAACTCCCAAATTCTAAATCAGGCTCCCTAAATAAGTCTGCAAGAAGGGAAGCACAAGAATGGGCGTTCTTTGATGGGTTCCTGTTAATTTTTATCCTCAGGGCTCCAGCATTAGCATAGTGAGCCATATTAGCAGCTTCTCTAAGCCCACTAACAAAAGCGTCATGCATGGTTGCAGGATATCTCCGATTGGTAGCCTCACCTGCAAAGAAAAGTCGTCCATCTCCCACACTTTCTGCTAAAATATCATAATCATCTCCTGATGCCCCTACCGCAACATTAGAGTAAGCGCCTAGGCTGAAGGGATCGCTTCCCCATCTGGTACGGATTGTTTGGATGGGCTCTGGAACAGTAATTCCTTGTGGTTCATAAATACCTGCATTGATTTATGTCAGCACCTCATAAAATTACTATATAATCGGCAGCTATCTAATGGTTGATATATAAAAACTTGAACCACCAATGATATTAGGAATAATGATTGGGAGTAGTCATGATTAGATATAGCAAAACTCCAGAACTGGGTTTAGTGATTGTCTGCCTATTTCCTAAACATTGAAAAATACCAAGAATGGAAAAAACATGAGTATGGAATTGgtatttaagtttatttggaaTGATATTCACGGCAAAATTATATATTCTAACTTGTAAATCATTATTTATCATGATAGTTTCTATTCCATAACTAACTGTTGGGTTAACTATCGAACTTGAGGAACTTTAAATATGTATGGGAACTATGATTTCTTAACATATCATATGACCAAATCCTTTAAACACGGAATCATGTTAGAACCATATGTCTTTGTGTAATTTGTAGTCAAATATATGAGAAATGCCAATTAAACCCCAAATGGGCCATATCACCCTCAAAAACCTAGTTGCCAGCAATAACCTGCACTCTGTCACTACCATACCTAACGGTATTCACAATTCTCTCATATAAGATCGGCACATTCTCTGCCAAAGCATGCACCAGCCTTCCATTACCTCCAGGCAAGAAGCAATGGTCTCCGCCCATGTCATATGGACCATCTTGGTCCCAAAATGCAAGTGACAGTTTAGATATTAAATCTGCATTTGCTTATTCCAAATTTGCAAGATGCcaattgtagacatcgaaatttcggtaaataaatgttgaccgataaatcaaagtgtcaacgctcatgtattacataaattttacacgtagcatgtgactcaacgaaaattgaaatgagttggaaaagtcatcaaataggacacgtgtcaacacctggcagaaacgacttatttcatctggaatattatattcaaaattaggccttggaaaattctataaatagaagccaatttcattcatttgagggggaccaaaatcattaggcaaaaactcttgaagctctgaagctctgaaacttcgaagctctcaagcatccaggttcccgaagaatcaagaaagcgttcttcgttcatcgttcttccaagatcaagcccgacggcccttggatcaacaatcatccaccttcaagcccaagcctcaacggcctcttgaagaaagcgttcatcgttcatcaactgttcatcctcaaggatcaagccccaacggcccctttggatcgacaacatcaacaaatccgcTCATTCGCTGTTCATCAAgcccaagccccgacggcccttgaagaaatcgttcatcgttcatcactgttcttcgagatcaagcccaaaagccctcgaagatccattcaagcccaaaagctctcgaagatccgttcgtcactgttcttcgagttcaagcccaaaagccctcggaaatccgttcatcactgttcttcaagatcaagcccaaaagcccttgaagatccgtcaatcaccattcttcaaagatcaagcccacgaccctttgaagaaacttctaacagttcatccaagatcaagccccgacggcccttggatcaacgaagcatccacaaatcaacaccttacggagatcgaatcagaggatcaaattagagagagattgtaacccaaaatcatcaaatacataatatttgtttgtgcgcgttgttcttgtctctttcgtttcaggaattttccgtgttcacaaattggcacgcccagtgggacaatctctacctctcatctctttctccgttcaagaaattcgagcacacttccaaaattaatggcttcaaggaaggctcaaactgttcccgtaactggcgcaaagaacaagagcgCCCTCGTCGCAAGAGGTGTCACTttaggcatcacgactcgaagcatggcaagagctacttctgccgcctcttccacctctgcatcaactctgtcaagggaacaaaagcacccaaggcacgagcctttgatcaccttagcctcactaagggcaccaaggggggaaagcccaaggaaatactccgaatccatgctctccgatgccgattcaagcgacagttcagccatgcaagtcatgaccattggagcaacttcaatcgatgagcagctggctcaaatgaatgaagcaatcgcaaggctaacccgaactgtggaagaaaaagacttgcaaattgcagcactagtcaaccgactggaggcgcaggacggcgataaacctgacccagagaatgatccactaaagagaagagAGGACGAAGAAGAcgagcctcaggtggagaaaaacaatgcgaagccggagccagaccaagcagcggcactcatgggatctctttctatccagcagctgcaagagatgatcaccaacaccatcaaggcacagtacgaagggagctcacatacctccttgttctactcgaagccctattccaagaagattgatgccctaaggatgccaaggggttatcaaccaccaaagttcatgcagtttgatggaaaaggaaacccaaagcagcacgttgcacatttcgtcgaaacttgcaacaacgcggggacggagggagactacctcgccaagcagtttgtgcgctcgctgaaaggaaacgcctttgagtggtacacagacctagaACCTGAgaccatcaacagctgggagcaattagagcgggaattcctcaaccgcttctatagcacccgccgcactgtgagcatgctagagctaacaagcacaaagcagtggaaggacgagccagtcattgactacatcaacagatggcgcactctaagcctcgactgcaaagacaggctctcggaaacctcttcaatcgagatgtgcatccaaggcatgcaatggggtttgcaatacatccttcaaggcattaaaccatggaccttcgaggaattggccacccgcgcccatgacatggagttgagcatcgctcatcatgggaagaaagaaccgatcgccgactacaagaacgacaaagttcttgagacaaaggtggggaaggctgcatggaaacccaccaaggaagcaatgacggtcaacacagctcccgtcaagatctccacacgaggcaaggcgattcaaaccgaagcttttcgtgatcaagagatgcgtagacgcactttgaaggagcttgaggagaagatttatccattccccgactctgatgtggttgccatgttagaagacttgctggaaaagaaggtgattggtttgcctgagtgcaaacggccagaagagatgaatcgcactgacagtccaaggtactgtaaattccatcGCTTCATCAgccatccgacagaaaaatgtttcgtgctgaaagatctcatcatgaagctggctcagaaaggaatcatcgagctagatcttgacgatgtggtgaagtcaaactataccaccttcacttctggctcttctgactcaaagttttcacctcaaccgctgggggcatcctccaagacaagcaaagttgaaggatggactcaagtcactcctaagaaattgcacaagaagcatacgtctcctctacaagtccgccaatcggaaagggggcaaaacagctcttgtcaaccttcaaagcaacatgaacgtgttgaagatgatgaaatttcgacatatagatcatccatccccatcacgatgcgcgatttctttcctgaagacttcttcaatcactcggtcaagacTCTTTGCTATGAAAATTGCGAGGAACAACTATCCCGGATCGTTTGACAAATTCACAAAtactccttgttcgcacgagcctaaactgcacgaaccaaagctccttgtccgcacgagcctaaactgcaagacacaacgctcctggtctgcacgagcataaaaggcaacaccaaacgctccttgcctgcacgagctgaaactgcaacacggcaccaaatgctccttgtctgcacgagttgaaactgcaaacgacaccaacactccttgcctgcatgagttaaaactgcaaatggcacaaaatatatatatatatataccaaaaaatatgtatgtattcgaactacgttttgacttgatctctttctttggaagggtacgtaggcagcttgaacATTCAACcttgagttcagtcacatcaaaataaaaaataaatgctTTATTGAAGAAGGTCAATTatattacaaaattaaaaaaaaaaaaaaaaagtttctatatgaaaaaaaaatatatatatatagggacaACAACATGCAGGTCTTAGCAGCtgaggaacaaagcccaaatatCAGGCGCAGCCTAGGATAGCACCAGCCTCTCCTCCAAACAAGATCTGGCCCAAGCCCACTCTCACTCTTTGTCATTTATCAAGGGAGAGGCCAAGGCCTGCTCAAAATTTGATTACAAATCCAGGCCCTCATTAAAGCCCAAAGGCTGCTTCTTCTCCATAGCCCAAAATCCATTCGGACCCCTTCTTCCCCAATCCCCAATGCTTAGATTCCTCACCCATTCCTAGCGCTCTTTCATTTCCGAGCCCTACCCATTTCTCGACTCGAAATTTGTTGCAAACCCAATTCAACAAAATTGGGAATTGATTCAGAAAAATGAAAGGGGAGCATCAGATTCATCAGTTGAATCAGTATCCGCTGCCGCAGCAGCATCCAGACCCGTCCACGGCTTCCGCCTCCGCCGGGGGCGGCTTCGGCGAGGCCAAGATGTGGGAGGACGAATCCCAGAGAATGGACGGCGAGATGGACGATCTTCTGGCGGTGTTGGGGTACAAGGTTCGGTCTTCGGACATGGCGGATGTTGCTCAGAAGCTTGAGCAGCTTGAAGAATTTATGGGTTGTGCTCAGGAAGATGGACTCTCTCAGCTCGCTTCTGACACCGTTCACTATAACCCGTCGGATCTGTAGACGTGGCTCGAGACCATGATCTCCGAGATTAACGTCCCACCCCCTAATTTCGATCCTTTAAAGGGTGGCGCCGTCGCTGGGATACAGCTTAGTCAGCAGCAAGTCTAGCTCGTTGACGACCCGTTTTTAGCTCCGGCGGAGTCGTCCATCACCAAGGTCGATTTCCTAGATCATCGGAAGACGACAAAACTCCATGACTCGTTCCTCACCTGAATCCGGGCCCCACTTAAAGACCTGCTCGATCAAGACGACTTGACCCGAATCCGGACCTTTTAGCTCGTCTGCCCCTGCTACCTCATTGGCGTCCCTCACGTCACCACCAGCGATCTCATCCGCGACGAGCTGGCTGCCTCGACTGTCAGCACGCCCTCTCCCGCCCCTTTGACATAATTGCTCGCTCCGCCACCGATGGCGCCAGAAAAAGAATTGACGGAGAACTCGAGAGTGGGACGCGCTGGTGCACATTCAGCAGAAATTAGCCTTGGTACATGAAACAGCTTTCTAAATTCATGGAGACCCAGAACGTGAAGATATCGATGGAGTCCGACCCTCTGCAACTCTTTGAAATCCTCTCTGGAATTTCTTCTTCCATGGCGTTCTCTTCAATGTCAGCAAAGCGGAGTGCTCGCATCTTACTACCCCGTCAACGCCTCCACCAATTGCAGTAGCAACCGTCTTTGCTATCTTCGTCGTAATGACCTCGCCCAGCGCCTGAGTTAAGAAGTCGTCCGCGGTGCAGAATAAGTTGTAGCTGGTGTTATCACTGCTACTGCTTCTCTCGGTTGGTCTCCCACAGCTAGTCGAAAGAAGGAAGAAGTGCAAGACTGAGGTTGTGACTTGGGTTGGTGCGGCAGGATCCATGCTTTCCATCTTCAAGTTCAGTCACTGGACTTGAAGGTTGTAACTTAGATTGGTGTCTCTGACTCGGCTTGAGGTTGTGACTTGGTTTGGTGCTGCAGGATCCATGCTTTCCATCTTCATGACTCGGTCATTGGACTCGCAAATGATCCTGAAGCTTTTGCTGAACTGGCGCTGTTGACGGTGGCGAAGAAGCTTCGGAAGCGCTGTCAATCTGTCTCTCCCCTTGCAGTGGTGATGCAGCAGCAGTGCGGGGAAGGCAGTGGTGGTGCAGTAAAGGTACAGTGGTGCAGCAGCAAGCGAGATAGGGCAGTGCAGTTTTGTGCAAAGCTTTGTGCAGTGAGGACGACAAGGCTGTGCAGCAAGGAAACAGCGCAGTGAAGATGCAAAACAGTGTGCGGTGCAGAAGCAATGGGGATGGTGCAGTGGAGATGCAGTGGCACAGTGTTTTGTTCCATTTGGATGGTTCAATCAATTTCAGCAATGTGGAATCAGGCAATATGTGTTCAGCAGTTCAACAAGGGCACTTCTCCATAGCGGTCAAGTCCATTGCTCCTTCTCCAGCACCAGCCTCTGACCTCCGTGAGCTTCAATCGCGACGGTTCGATTGTCGTCTCCGCCAGCCACGACGGGTCCTGTAAGATTTGGGACACCGAGTCGGGGACTCTGCTGAAGACGCTAATTGACGATAAATCAGCCTCCACCTCTTCCGTCTCTTGCCTCGCAGCTGCCACCAACTTCAAAAaccgctgtcaaacgactagccggccgAGAAGCTCTTCCTCAAACTCCAGCTCTCCGTCCGTCTTCGCCTccgctccctgcaaattcctctacccaccacccaaatttatacagaaaaaatatattaaaaaaaaaaaagaggatggtggagcaaagtggtgatggcaccacgtgaaaaagggagaggtgcatctggcaccatgattaaaggcccaaaaaaaaaaaaaaaaaaaaaaaaaaaagggtttgatctttggtgcgtctggcaccatgattaaagaaaaaagaattgtttgatatttggtgctctggcaccatgtgtaaaaaaataaaacaggggaaaagaaaggaaaattaaaaaaaaattggatggtGCATCTCGCACCAtgtgcaaaaagaaaaaaagaaaaaaaaaaaaaaaaaaaaaaaaagcattaagagaaataaaagtccattttatttatttttctggaaattttacataaatttgcattatacataccttaaaaaaaaaaaaaaaaaaaaaaaaaaaaaaaaaaatcaaatcaaatcaaatcaaatttacaagaggggatattcaaggacgatcaggtggcgcctcacaaCTCGGCAGTGCTCCAGGAAGAGAaggcgccggaggttgactgtttgaagcctcagcagtcggtacagccccagaagacgaaggtaaatgctgctggaacaaacccacaaacctctgatgatcaagtaaaatctgaccatcagattcctgcatctggtcaatcttcctcttcatgtttgtcgcatagctatgtgcgagcttatgcaactgtttattctcatgcttgagccccctaatctcctgtttgagactcatcacttcagccgccaaggattcaacttgacgggttcgagcaaataggtgttgggccatattggacaccgaacccgcacactgcacactgagagccagagaatccttaacagccaactcatcagaccgtttggaaagtagtctgttatctctagtagtgacaaggttccgggccaccaccgcagcggtcatatcattcttcaccaccgaatccccaacggtaagaggaccagtaggggatatgaaggatgggcgccatatgttgtctggagaaggcgggactgcctcttcaccaagattcaagtcaaaacgacggtcggagggtccagacattttcaaagtgttgaagaaataagagatcggacaaatcaagatcttagaagtgcaagaagggagttttcacaagcgaaaattcaagtgtgctttgaaacgaattgcatgcctctataaaaatcagcactcgacgggatttcaaagatcgaagaggtgagctcagagttCGAAAatgccaattcaaaaatcgaagaggcaagctcagaaatcggagaagcatcttgcttttccagacgcgttagcacccgtcacacgcaaactcagctttgcggaaatcacgggcaatttgttaaagcaCCAATCCCAggtatcgaagaggcgccagtcttttccaGACGCattagcacccgtcacacgcaaactcagctttgcggaaatcacgggcaatttgttaaagcgctAATCCCAggtatcgaagaggcgccagtctttttcagcctcgtcaacacctatcacatgcacactcagcttggcggaaattacggacaatttgtcgaagatttctggtaaagaagaaagcacgtgaagccatatagatcaatcacgcattggttgccaacacgagtgaaagaatagtacctctacaggtatcaaagaacttcctataattgtctaccttcgccttccatagcaaggcagacatacagagtcTTTCTTCATGTCCAAAGatgctttcccaacgaagcctctcgagtcattcagtgttccttattccttggggtacctctgcaagccaatgactccaaagcaaaagtatctcatatcaccagggtagaaagcaagagtatctcatatcatgtgttCTCCCTaccctttcctttgtccttgttcttacctacaaagacaaggataaagaaaacaatatgccggaacttccactcaaactcgggtaaggaaccgactgcttggaacccttccctgattgcctacctagcactgctctcgagtactcgcctTCCACTGCTGttgtactttcaaagaagctgccacatctgcctggagaacagataaggcaagtgaaaatgataccttgcagcatgtggagacaaggtgcagaaggaacaagcagagaaaaaTGCGGTCTGCACGAttaactcagcagaaggagtccgaactgaggaactcgagaagctgccacatctgcctaa
Proteins encoded in this region:
- the LOC126628789 gene encoding protein FLOWERING LOCUS D-like — translated: MHDAFVSGLREAANMAHYANAGALRIKINRNPSKNAHSCASLLADLFREPDLEFGSFYVIALIKAERGNRKPASTSLTLKSGTSKLKADNLKQKLVRRAKIMRNGNGKLG